A DNA window from Deinococcus misasensis DSM 22328 contains the following coding sequences:
- a CDS encoding nucleotide pyrophosphohydrolase — MSLTFQEASERVDRFISQFKEGYFPPLLNLARMTEEVGEIARVISHQNGKKPKAGEEVGDLEMELADLMFVMICMANGQGLDLERGFNKMMDKVENRDKERWTKKE; from the coding sequence ATGTCACTCACCTTTCAAGAAGCCAGCGAACGCGTGGACCGTTTCATCAGCCAGTTCAAAGAAGGTTACTTTCCGCCCCTCCTCAACCTTGCCCGCATGACCGAAGAAGTCGGCGAGATTGCCCGAGTGATTTCCCACCAGAATGGCAAGAAGCCCAAAGCCGGTGAAGAGGTGGGCGATCTGGAGATGGAACTGGCAGACCTGATGTTTGTGATGATCTGCATGGCCAACGGGCAAGGTTTAGACCTCGAAAGGGGTTTCAACAAAATGATGGATAAAGTGGAGAACAGGGATAAAGAACGCTGGACGAAAAAGGAGTAA